The following proteins are encoded in a genomic region of Deinococcus cellulosilyticus NBRC 106333 = KACC 11606:
- a CDS encoding tubulin-like doman-containing protein, translated as MSTYIKTLVIGLGSTGTRICNELVRRIEWELGGLEKAPWVRFLAIETNSNEPTPLKKNGDFRSIGFRTAEYNDILQNMHAYNERIALDDWADIDTLKKLPDPEGGAGNIRMVGRLALLYGENFENIKLSVLSRIEQLRDLKEAKAQEARGPLPDGSNPEITFAADGQVRIFIVGTLCGGTCSGLAPDFGYFLRSFLGQEKLIGIFTLPHPNSVHPYAQRIKKNAYSALVELNHYHLSQKGDAPPIRFPDGTSSERFKKVPPYDLPYLVMPNKATTAGEVEIINMVADRIFLNVFTPSTDPYSNAVDVGTFDLENQAHVFCTFGLATVEVPAQQLTEACTSKLLLRSLRRWQDSHDVDTDSVLDRVGLTWNRLKAMLLAQEGNERELEQRLRDQVEELSRQAETQPEKLRAALDAFRLKFKAGEGSVSTAVKSNVSRVVEGVYNRLRDYAADVLTNLYEGPDPFKKVVKAGIDWVQEVSQNLTPSSSDEARRNVDAVITRLEEPIKRNLFGVNKAQVAQRKEDVRQFRNLLLEEMEARIDELMYQVLSNQTTRGKTEKGLLERLKVMMVPIQTRLRGLEGRITHLTSNLDRRVQELSRNAPPLVGLTIFEPNSSVEQEYRRCLQEWTGDATQTFEGAQEEASERIIQDWTEVTEMLMPPLAVSSEEDLLSRPYLAGTEDPLPERQFKRLWQKALEPFQRLANIDVLERWSKLGVDQSGADPAMRARDAAQLAKPFLRVDRNQAEKGNRSRILNVTSLLLPNHVTDSQKTEFKTAISSVFSANKAGNAFSPQRFRIVLLNEWYRFPLRGLTDVLGAGGIHEAQCEDFPTFHTRRDIYWLGLSPREGNLLRETEELLVLGVILDVIQIKAGRLTFSMKGMGGAMEERHLPLSFYDAARMLAREHRDVKGGQLKGVRAVLKARIEQKWHQSTSTPEESSEQFVRLLIDQVNAFFLRYADPSRIIRDWGSKEWTWEYVVRFIAKSGDLFAAYQRISPPDQEILARLWLEKGDRGLWGGVVSEPGFYCEHDGGLIGKTLEEAAQHGWRCFINPEHHFGDQLEKVSHHG; from the coding sequence ATGAGCACCTACATCAAAACCCTCGTGATCGGTCTGGGCAGCACAGGAACCCGCATCTGCAATGAACTGGTGCGGCGCATCGAGTGGGAGCTCGGTGGGCTGGAGAAAGCCCCCTGGGTCCGTTTCCTCGCCATTGAAACCAATTCCAATGAACCGACGCCCCTCAAGAAGAATGGGGATTTCCGCTCGATTGGTTTTCGCACGGCAGAGTACAACGACATCCTGCAGAACATGCATGCCTACAATGAGCGCATCGCATTGGACGACTGGGCGGACATCGACACCCTGAAAAAACTTCCCGATCCTGAAGGTGGAGCCGGAAACATCCGCATGGTGGGCAGGCTGGCCTTGCTGTACGGCGAGAACTTTGAGAACATCAAACTCTCAGTGCTCTCCCGTATTGAACAACTCCGGGACCTCAAAGAGGCCAAAGCCCAGGAGGCCCGCGGCCCTCTGCCAGACGGCAGCAACCCTGAAATCACCTTTGCTGCGGATGGACAGGTGCGCATTTTCATTGTTGGGACCCTCTGTGGTGGGACCTGCTCCGGGCTTGCCCCTGATTTTGGGTACTTCCTGCGTTCTTTCCTGGGGCAGGAAAAACTGATTGGGATCTTCACCCTCCCACACCCCAATTCGGTGCACCCCTATGCCCAGCGCATCAAGAAGAATGCATACAGTGCACTGGTGGAACTGAACCACTACCACCTTTCCCAGAAAGGGGATGCCCCTCCCATCCGTTTCCCGGATGGAACCAGCAGTGAACGCTTCAAGAAAGTCCCCCCTTATGACCTGCCTTACCTGGTGATGCCCAACAAGGCCACCACCGCAGGTGAGGTGGAAATCATCAACATGGTGGCTGACCGCATCTTCCTGAATGTGTTCACCCCCTCCACCGACCCTTACAGCAACGCGGTGGATGTAGGTACGTTTGATCTGGAAAACCAGGCCCACGTGTTCTGCACTTTTGGGCTGGCCACAGTGGAAGTGCCTGCCCAGCAACTCACCGAAGCCTGCACCAGCAAGCTGCTTCTGCGCTCCCTGAGGCGCTGGCAGGACAGCCATGATGTGGACACCGACAGTGTGCTGGATCGGGTGGGCCTCACCTGGAACCGCCTGAAGGCCATGCTGCTTGCGCAGGAAGGCAATGAACGGGAACTCGAACAGCGTCTGCGGGATCAGGTGGAAGAACTGTCAAGGCAGGCTGAAACCCAGCCTGAGAAACTTCGTGCCGCACTGGACGCTTTCCGCCTGAAATTCAAAGCAGGTGAAGGCAGTGTCTCCACAGCGGTAAAATCCAATGTTTCCAGGGTGGTGGAAGGGGTGTACAACCGGCTGCGGGATTACGCAGCAGATGTCCTCACCAACCTTTACGAGGGTCCTGATCCCTTCAAGAAAGTGGTCAAGGCAGGCATTGACTGGGTGCAGGAGGTGTCCCAGAACCTGACCCCATCCAGCAGCGATGAGGCGAGACGCAATGTGGATGCTGTCATCACGCGACTGGAAGAGCCCATCAAACGCAACCTCTTTGGGGTGAACAAAGCCCAGGTGGCCCAGCGTAAAGAAGACGTGCGGCAATTCCGTAACCTGCTTCTGGAAGAAATGGAAGCCCGCATTGATGAACTGATGTACCAGGTGCTCTCCAACCAGACCACCCGGGGCAAAACCGAAAAAGGACTGCTGGAGCGTCTGAAAGTCATGATGGTCCCCATTCAAACCCGTCTGCGTGGCCTGGAAGGACGCATCACCCACCTGACCTCCAACCTGGACCGCAGGGTGCAGGAACTCTCCAGAAATGCTCCCCCACTGGTGGGCCTGACCATCTTCGAACCCAACAGTTCCGTGGAACAGGAATACCGCCGCTGCCTGCAGGAATGGACCGGAGACGCCACCCAGACCTTTGAAGGTGCCCAGGAAGAAGCATCCGAGCGCATCATCCAGGACTGGACCGAGGTCACCGAAATGCTGATGCCCCCTCTGGCCGTGTCCTCAGAAGAGGACCTGCTGTCCAGACCGTATCTCGCTGGTACAGAAGATCCCCTTCCTGAAAGGCAGTTCAAGCGCCTGTGGCAAAAAGCCCTGGAGCCCTTCCAGCGCCTTGCCAACATTGACGTGCTGGAACGCTGGTCGAAACTGGGTGTGGACCAGAGCGGCGCAGACCCGGCCATGCGGGCCAGGGATGCCGCACAACTGGCAAAACCTTTCCTGCGTGTCGACCGCAATCAGGCCGAGAAAGGCAACCGTTCCCGCATCCTCAACGTGACCTCCCTGCTGCTGCCCAACCATGTCACCGACAGCCAGAAAACGGAATTCAAAACCGCCATCAGCTCTGTGTTCTCTGCGAACAAGGCCGGGAATGCCTTCTCGCCCCAGCGTTTCAGGATTGTGCTGCTGAACGAGTGGTACAGGTTCCCCCTGCGTGGCCTCACAGACGTGCTCGGGGCAGGAGGCATCCACGAAGCCCAATGCGAGGACTTCCCCACCTTCCACACCCGCCGGGACATTTACTGGCTGGGCCTCTCCCCGAGAGAAGGGAACCTGCTGCGCGAAACCGAAGAACTGCTGGTGCTCGGGGTGATTCTGGATGTGATCCAGATCAAGGCAGGCCGCCTGACTTTCTCCATGAAAGGCATGGGTGGAGCAATGGAGGAACGCCACCTGCCCCTGAGCTTCTACGATGCAGCGCGCATGCTGGCCCGAGAGCACCGCGATGTCAAAGGCGGACAGCTCAAAGGGGTGCGTGCTGTCCTCAAAGCCCGCATTGAACAGAAATGGCACCAGTCCACCTCCACCCCCGAAGAAAGCAGCGAGCAATTTGTGCGACTGCTGATCGATCAGGTGAATGCCTTCTTCCTGCGTTACGCCGACCCCTCCAGAATCATCCGGGACTGGGGCAGCAAAGAATGGACCTGGGAGTACGTGGTGCGCTTCATTGCCAAGAGTGGAGACCTGTTCGCGGCCTACCAGCGCATCAGCCCACCCGACCAGGAAATTCTGGCCCGACTGTGGCTTGAAAAAGGAGACCGGGGCCTGTGGGGTGGTGTGGTCTCTGAACCTGGCTTCTACTGCGAACATGACGGCGGCCTGATCGGCAAAACCCTTGAAGAAGCCGCCCAGCATGGCTGGCGTTGTTTCATCAATCCCGAGCACCACTTCGGGGACCAGCTGGAGAAAGTCTCGCACCATGGTTGA
- a CDS encoding OmpA/MotB family protein produces the protein MRRLSSQDGVEVNPYIALADNGLSMVMVMTLFTVMVLLAILQKEDTRKDVREEFYDRVIQAFPEQQRPQMLDYKVKNDPPGAQRWVFKDQVLFIRGTAKLTPHGQQLLSKFADLMAQNTDKWRRARIEGHTMPTELNKPDNWDLANARASTVAKLFTDNSCAIRANSISTSGRGGQSKALGLARSDQRNERVEIILEYSALSASDKTDQKRDCN, from the coding sequence ATGAGACGCCTGAGCAGTCAGGATGGGGTGGAAGTGAACCCTTACATTGCCCTGGCAGACAACGGCCTGAGCATGGTGATGGTCATGACCCTCTTTACCGTGATGGTTTTGCTGGCGATTTTGCAGAAAGAAGACACCCGCAAGGATGTGCGTGAAGAGTTTTATGACAGGGTGATTCAGGCTTTTCCCGAGCAGCAGAGGCCGCAGATGCTGGACTACAAGGTGAAAAATGATCCTCCGGGAGCCCAGAGGTGGGTGTTCAAGGATCAGGTTCTGTTCATCCGGGGGACAGCAAAACTCACCCCCCATGGACAGCAACTGCTCTCCAAATTTGCGGATCTGATGGCCCAGAACACCGACAAATGGCGCAGGGCCCGCATCGAAGGTCACACCATGCCCACCGAACTCAACAAACCGGACAACTGGGATCTGGCCAATGCCCGTGCGAGCACTGTGGCCAAACTCTTTACCGACAACAGCTGTGCCATCCGGGCCAACAGCATATCCACCTCCGGACGTGGAGGACAGAGCAAAGCGCTGGGGCTTGCACGTTCGGATCAGCGGAATGAACGGGTGGAGATCATCCTGGAATACTCGGCCCTGAGTGCTTCTGACAAGACAGACCAGAAACGGGACTGCAACTGA
- a CDS encoding protein kinase domain-containing protein — protein sequence MNTCPYCNTPIIGTHVKCPSCGMPLNLTTLAKGTTLKFRYTIEKVLGQGGFGITYQAHDKLHNRGVALKEFFPQGVLRVGQDVIPSGAAALSEFLQHKQAFVQEAQTLAQFQHPSIVKVQDVFEENGTAYYAMELLDGESLGDMLRNQGTLPMPQVLTVAHAVSQALNPVHQAGMLHRDIKPDNIVQTKDQRTILIDFGSARKSTGQTQSMTQLVSPGYSPLEQYSSQGKYGPYTDLYALGATLYHCVQGSPPPSATDLVNGSLPAMSAHVPANLSRAIQACLKTSVKERPQTVQEFLGLLSDAPDFQENDLQLTEHDMHHSAVQQMVFLDPQTLITASLDHTVKRWTLSALDSPQKTFSEHDGGVQALVVFRDLLISGGDDGVVVIRPAHSVPYRIHCDEPVVSLGVMGNRLVVATRSRRLSLYDLQNRDKLLESQPIAHYINEMLILADQQKVVLGLKNGQVAFLNKTFQGQPLPAHSGPVCSILRGNQQVLTVGTEGSFMVWDITGNLMQTRYTHTCEVQMALFLNASTVVFADSDNTLWTLDTANQARSWLQLEQTVICMVLSPDGKQLLCGTEQGSVYLVDIQ from the coding sequence ATGAACACCTGCCCTTACTGCAACACCCCCATCATCGGCACGCATGTGAAATGCCCTTCTTGTGGCATGCCCCTGAACCTCACCACCCTGGCGAAAGGCACCACCCTCAAATTCCGTTACACCATCGAAAAGGTGCTTGGTCAAGGAGGATTTGGCATCACCTATCAGGCTCACGACAAACTGCACAACAGAGGGGTGGCCCTCAAAGAGTTTTTCCCCCAGGGGGTCCTGAGGGTCGGTCAGGACGTGATTCCCAGTGGTGCTGCTGCCCTCAGTGAATTCCTGCAGCACAAGCAGGCTTTCGTTCAGGAAGCCCAGACCCTTGCCCAATTTCAGCACCCCTCCATCGTGAAGGTGCAAGACGTCTTTGAGGAAAACGGAACGGCCTACTATGCAATGGAATTGCTCGATGGTGAAAGCCTCGGGGACATGCTGCGGAATCAGGGAACGTTGCCCATGCCACAGGTGCTGACGGTGGCCCACGCTGTCTCGCAGGCCCTGAATCCCGTGCATCAGGCCGGGATGCTGCACCGGGACATCAAACCGGACAACATCGTGCAGACAAAGGACCAGCGCACCATCCTGATTGATTTCGGGTCAGCCCGCAAGAGCACCGGACAGACCCAGTCGATGACCCAGCTGGTCAGTCCCGGGTATTCGCCGTTGGAACAGTACAGCTCGCAGGGCAAATATGGTCCTTACACCGACCTTTATGCTCTGGGAGCGACATTGTACCACTGTGTTCAGGGGTCACCTCCCCCCTCGGCCACCGATCTGGTGAATGGCTCCCTGCCTGCAATGTCTGCGCATGTCCCTGCCAACCTCTCCCGGGCGATCCAGGCCTGCCTGAAAACCAGTGTGAAGGAACGGCCCCAGACGGTGCAGGAGTTTCTGGGCCTGCTGAGTGACGCCCCTGATTTCCAGGAAAACGACCTGCAACTGACGGAGCACGACATGCACCACAGTGCCGTCCAGCAGATGGTGTTTCTGGACCCCCAGACCCTCATCACGGCCTCCCTGGACCACACGGTCAAACGCTGGACCCTGAGCGCACTGGACAGCCCGCAAAAAACCTTCTCAGAGCACGATGGGGGAGTGCAGGCCCTGGTGGTCTTCAGAGACCTGCTGATTTCTGGTGGGGATGATGGTGTGGTGGTGATTCGACCTGCCCATTCGGTCCCGTACCGCATCCATTGCGATGAGCCTGTGGTCTCCCTGGGGGTGATGGGGAACCGTCTGGTGGTTGCCACCCGCAGCCGTCGTTTGAGCCTGTACGACCTGCAGAACCGTGACAAACTGCTGGAAAGCCAGCCCATTGCCCACTACATCAATGAGATGCTGATCCTCGCAGACCAGCAAAAGGTGGTTCTGGGACTGAAAAACGGGCAAGTGGCCTTTCTGAACAAAACCTTCCAGGGACAGCCCCTTCCTGCACACAGTGGACCCGTGTGCAGCATCCTGCGTGGAAACCAGCAGGTGCTGACGGTTGGAACGGAGGGAAGCTTCATGGTATGGGACATAACGGGAAACCTGATGCAGACCCGCTACACCCACACCTGTGAGGTGCAAATGGCCCTTTTCCTGAATGCCAGCACAGTGGTTTTTGCAGACTCAGACAACACCCTCTGGACCCTGGACACAGCCAATCAGGCCCGATCCTGGTTGCAGCTTGAACAAACGGTCATCTGCATGGTGCTTTCCCCAGACGGCAAACAGCTCCTGTGTGGAACCGAACAGGGCAGTGTGTACCTCGTGGACATTCAGTAG
- a CDS encoding RecQ family ATP-dependent DNA helicase: protein MFHFTPEDQVWLLEAIMSGQTLSQMAQHLGLPDGPLAHLLGQHGMLRGYLAQRSEDYDALEGLLGQHLLQDYLQRGYQKAELQSSSKTCPRFEAFCQHRGYQPDHIQKILQQMPQKQVRLLSLRYGWFGHAEHTLQQLEKEFQLTRERLQQLQKRAERHLKQAERQLKKHRQHQKEVLPAQDQQAPEADLPTVDLQNWPAGLMVLDLEVSLDGQLREGLHLNGLQARRFTALDLAEVERELLTCEVLLGHNLRRFDLPFLQKHLSQSSFVQLQKRTLDTLELCTLVFPGEPSQALEKPYREYVPSSDPLEDCMETYARYLKARAAISQLSPLVHQTVRRLLPDSPLRDLFQGNDAPWPEELLPLRHHLWSLPLHEESNLGAVIYLSWILQAGQDSHRRPAWAEHTFPSFQQAEEACSPLNFTFEHLTQELKTLYGEHYQFREGQFEIVQTLLKGEVVPLGLLPTGGGKSLTFQFPALFLSKYRRGLSVIICPLQALMEDQVINLQVQLPEWASRVAFLSGTQTPEEQRKVLDGVWEGRIDILYVSPERLRNVAVQRMLRHRQPHLWVLDEAHTLSQWGMDFRPDFLRIPGIIRDLHKEGQLPRLGFVTATATRQVVADLKNRFVQQLEPLLGRSLVTVPEVAPFRWRTEIQTEVRQVPRSERLNVIVEKLQEARETGVSIIYVQSRALAESYAQTLDDLGFQVKAFHARIPAAEKREVLQMFKNGDLEVVVATSAFGMGIDRAGIHTVIHAGPPSTPESYLQEIGRVARKPGESGHALLLWDERDFQLLFEHEKNNRIASEKALKDCWQVVKKRLNSPPVHRWVSSFEFSHALPQEDPDALITQSRVALFALESYDLVHEGEQRPAVLKIRMQHSQQALGLEGSKVLSLLRHHSRKIGVEVLVDVREAAMLCALTPAKVIRGLRQMVKAGYASWSYEVSLRTRRGARGRLDASTASVRAFLSHLSEQPDVDLSQLHIEQVNQDLMRRSRQARLQQALRVAQVLGLSRAQLERLSARIQFSDPDLSLREWCMLFEQQYRTFREFAETVLEKLSDAAEGITLNVAELDRMFEISEGKTVLEGLAGMQMLGLLDFTRGDFEQGSVFYLKPGQRGRYNQVAYRPLEQHYENRARRLHSLREILRQPDETQRIHLLQAYFTEDLKVFCDRHLPYPETAGTLQIPEFQHKILASLSEVQKSIVQDDSSRALLVLAGPGSGKTRTIVHRVANLVALRGIPADRVLVLAYNRTAVAEVKERISDLIGELSLKVDVFTFHGLARKLTGLTEKDAPLEVRGDQARFDWILKQAIQHLQEQGSNYQYVLVDEYQDIKDLEYQLVTQLARFDGNADDDEVDQPGYLVAVGDDDQNLYSFQGADIKFIHRFQQDYRIEQNKVLTLSVNYRSAPRIVQVANRFIEFTLPAESRLKGQHNRVISNRTEDGSVQLGKYTRRLDAAYTICRRIQERVEQGTRPEGIAVLARTWEELNEVQHFLASSGIPMQLLNVHDALRPVSSLIGREVQQVLLEEKGRTTRDPQNILEDTRLILNLSSKDHAWQALLDSVSSLKNPTFEQVALRMENTRPLGHRGVVLSTYHSAKGCEFDEVFVISEQVPLRSGQVLPDDTRALYVALTRARNHLHVLRHESTCHPALRSREFQQGLLEDGVVPFVVQCPAEVPTHLTFDRMPDPSDFYITSPRVIHVDGRQAVRRFAQQWGPLELHGNLITHFGQPVAHLSKNSPLAQKLEQYRNLRGRITPIGHTVIQCQRDDEWYNRAGYTGPEDHHFMVLPVFRVTVPYRG from the coding sequence ATGTTTCACTTCACCCCAGAGGACCAGGTGTGGCTGCTCGAAGCGATCATGTCCGGGCAAACCCTGTCTCAAATGGCACAACATCTTGGACTCCCAGACGGTCCACTGGCCCATCTGCTTGGGCAGCACGGCATGCTGAGAGGATACCTGGCCCAGCGTTCAGAGGATTACGATGCTCTGGAGGGTCTGCTGGGCCAGCACTTGCTGCAGGACTATTTGCAGCGAGGTTACCAGAAAGCAGAACTGCAATCCTCCTCAAAAACCTGTCCCAGGTTTGAGGCCTTCTGCCAGCACAGGGGGTACCAGCCAGACCACATCCAGAAGATCTTGCAGCAGATGCCCCAGAAACAGGTCCGGCTGCTGTCTTTGCGGTACGGCTGGTTTGGTCATGCTGAGCACACCCTGCAGCAACTGGAAAAAGAATTTCAATTGACCCGTGAACGCCTGCAACAGTTGCAGAAGCGGGCCGAACGCCATCTGAAACAGGCAGAGCGACAGCTGAAAAAACATCGACAGCACCAGAAAGAAGTCCTGCCTGCTCAAGACCAGCAGGCCCCTGAAGCTGATTTGCCCACGGTGGACCTTCAAAACTGGCCTGCAGGCCTGATGGTGCTGGATCTGGAAGTTTCGCTGGACGGGCAACTCAGAGAGGGCCTTCACCTGAATGGCTTGCAGGCCAGACGGTTCACTGCGCTGGATCTTGCTGAGGTGGAACGTGAACTGCTGACCTGTGAAGTGCTGCTCGGGCACAATCTGAGGCGCTTCGATCTGCCCTTTTTGCAGAAACACCTGTCACAGAGCAGCTTTGTGCAGTTGCAAAAACGCACCCTGGACACCCTGGAACTCTGCACCCTGGTCTTCCCTGGTGAGCCCAGTCAGGCCCTGGAAAAGCCTTACCGGGAATACGTGCCAAGCAGTGATCCGCTTGAAGATTGCATGGAAACTTACGCCAGATATCTGAAGGCCCGGGCAGCCATTTCGCAGCTCTCTCCTCTGGTGCACCAGACGGTCAGGAGGCTCTTGCCAGACAGTCCTTTAAGAGACCTGTTCCAGGGGAATGATGCCCCGTGGCCCGAAGAACTCCTTCCCCTCAGGCACCACCTCTGGTCTCTGCCGCTTCACGAAGAGAGCAATCTGGGAGCCGTGATCTACCTGAGCTGGATCTTGCAGGCCGGGCAGGACAGCCACCGCAGACCCGCCTGGGCAGAGCACACTTTTCCGTCTTTCCAGCAGGCTGAAGAAGCCTGCTCACCCCTGAATTTTACCTTCGAGCACCTCACCCAGGAATTGAAAACCCTGTATGGCGAGCATTACCAGTTCAGAGAAGGGCAATTTGAGATCGTGCAGACCCTCCTGAAAGGTGAGGTGGTTCCTCTGGGCCTGCTGCCCACCGGAGGGGGCAAGAGCCTGACCTTCCAGTTTCCAGCCCTCTTCCTCAGCAAATACCGCAGAGGGCTCTCTGTGATCATTTGCCCCTTGCAGGCCCTGATGGAAGATCAGGTGATCAACCTGCAGGTGCAATTGCCAGAGTGGGCCTCCAGGGTGGCTTTCCTGAGTGGCACCCAGACGCCCGAGGAACAGAGAAAGGTGCTGGATGGGGTGTGGGAGGGCCGCATCGACATCCTGTATGTCTCCCCTGAACGCCTGCGCAATGTGGCTGTGCAGCGCATGTTGCGCCACAGGCAACCCCACCTCTGGGTGCTGGATGAGGCCCACACCCTGTCCCAGTGGGGCATGGATTTCCGGCCTGATTTTCTGCGCATTCCCGGCATCATCCGGGACCTGCACAAAGAAGGTCAGCTTCCCAGACTGGGTTTTGTAACTGCAACGGCAACCCGACAGGTGGTGGCTGACCTGAAAAACCGCTTTGTGCAGCAACTTGAACCCCTGCTGGGAAGAAGCCTGGTGACGGTCCCGGAAGTGGCTCCCTTCCGCTGGCGCACGGAGATCCAGACCGAGGTGCGGCAAGTTCCCCGCAGCGAACGCCTGAATGTGATCGTCGAGAAACTGCAGGAGGCTCGTGAAACAGGTGTCTCCATCATTTATGTGCAATCCAGGGCACTGGCAGAAAGTTATGCCCAGACCCTGGATGACCTGGGTTTCCAGGTGAAAGCCTTCCATGCCCGCATTCCTGCCGCTGAGAAGCGGGAAGTGCTGCAGATGTTCAAGAATGGTGACCTTGAGGTGGTGGTGGCCACCAGCGCCTTTGGCATGGGGATCGACCGGGCTGGAATTCACACGGTAATTCATGCAGGGCCTCCCTCCACCCCTGAAAGTTACCTGCAGGAAATAGGACGGGTGGCCCGGAAACCGGGCGAATCCGGGCACGCTCTGCTTTTGTGGGACGAGCGTGATTTCCAGCTGCTTTTTGAGCATGAGAAAAACAACCGCATCGCCAGTGAGAAAGCCCTCAAGGACTGCTGGCAGGTGGTGAAAAAGCGCCTGAATTCCCCTCCGGTGCACCGCTGGGTGTCCAGCTTTGAATTCAGCCACGCCCTCCCTCAGGAAGACCCGGACGCCCTGATCACCCAGTCGAGGGTGGCCCTGTTTGCGCTGGAAAGTTATGATCTGGTGCATGAAGGAGAGCAGCGCCCGGCTGTCCTGAAAATCAGGATGCAACACAGCCAGCAAGCTCTGGGGCTGGAAGGCAGCAAGGTGCTGTCTCTGCTGCGGCACCACAGCAGAAAAATCGGTGTGGAGGTGCTGGTCGATGTGCGGGAAGCTGCGATGCTGTGTGCCCTCACCCCGGCAAAAGTCATTCGAGGCCTCCGGCAGATGGTCAAAGCAGGATACGCCAGCTGGAGTTACGAGGTCTCCCTGAGGACTCGGCGTGGAGCAAGAGGAAGGCTGGACGCTTCGACCGCCAGTGTGCGGGCTTTCCTGAGTCACCTTTCCGAGCAGCCAGATGTGGACCTCAGCCAGCTTCACATCGAACAGGTCAATCAGGACCTGATGCGCCGCAGCAGGCAGGCCAGGCTCCAGCAGGCCCTCAGGGTGGCCCAGGTGCTTGGGCTCTCCAGAGCACAACTGGAGAGGCTGAGTGCCAGAATCCAGTTCAGTGATCCAGACCTCTCCCTGCGTGAATGGTGCATGCTTTTCGAGCAGCAATACAGAACTTTCCGGGAATTTGCCGAGACCGTTCTTGAAAAACTCAGCGACGCAGCAGAGGGCATCACCCTGAATGTTGCAGAACTGGACCGCATGTTCGAGATTTCAGAGGGCAAAACCGTGCTGGAAGGTCTGGCTGGAATGCAGATGCTGGGTCTGCTGGATTTCACCCGTGGAGACTTTGAGCAGGGCAGTGTTTTTTACCTGAAACCCGGGCAGCGTGGCCGTTACAATCAGGTGGCTTACCGCCCGCTGGAACAGCATTACGAGAACCGGGCCAGACGCCTGCACAGCCTGCGTGAAATCCTCAGGCAGCCCGATGAGACCCAGCGCATTCATTTGCTGCAAGCCTATTTCACCGAGGACCTCAAGGTGTTCTGTGACCGCCACCTCCCCTATCCTGAAACCGCTGGAACGCTGCAGATCCCGGAGTTCCAGCACAAAATCCTTGCCAGCCTCAGCGAGGTGCAAAAGAGCATCGTGCAGGATGACAGCTCCCGTGCCCTCCTGGTGCTTGCCGGACCAGGGTCCGGCAAAACCCGCACCATTGTGCACCGGGTGGCCAATCTGGTGGCCTTGCGCGGCATTCCTGCGGATCGGGTGCTGGTTCTGGCCTACAACCGCACTGCCGTTGCAGAGGTCAAGGAACGCATCAGTGACCTGATTGGAGAGCTCTCCCTCAAGGTGGATGTCTTCACCTTTCACGGTCTGGCCCGCAAACTCACTGGCCTGACCGAAAAAGACGCTCCGCTGGAAGTGCGCGGGGATCAGGCCAGATTCGACTGGATTCTGAAGCAAGCCATTCAGCACCTGCAGGAGCAGGGCAGCAATTACCAGTACGTGCTGGTGGATGAATACCAGGACATCAAGGACCTGGAATACCAGCTGGTGACCCAGCTTGCTCGTTTCGATGGCAACGCTGATGACGATGAGGTGGACCAGCCTGGTTATCTGGTGGCTGTGGGGGATGACGACCAGAACCTGTATTCCTTTCAGGGTGCAGACATCAAATTCATTCACCGTTTCCAGCAGGATTACAGGATTGAACAGAACAAGGTTTTGACCCTGTCTGTCAATTACCGTTCCGCGCCACGCATTGTGCAGGTGGCCAACCGCTTCATTGAATTCACCCTGCCAGCAGAGAGCCGCCTCAAAGGACAGCACAACCGGGTGATCAGCAACCGGACGGAGGACGGCAGTGTGCAGCTCGGGAAATACACCCGAAGACTCGATGCAGCCTACACCATTTGCAGACGCATTCAGGAGCGCGTGGAGCAAGGCACCCGGCCAGAGGGCATTGCAGTGCTTGCCCGCACCTGGGAGGAACTCAATGAAGTGCAGCACTTTCTGGCCTCTTCAGGCATCCCCATGCAGCTTCTGAACGTGCATGATGCCCTGAGGCCCGTCAGTTCTCTGATCGGGCGGGAAGTGCAGCAGGTGCTGCTCGAAGAAAAAGGCCGCACCACCCGTGACCCTCAGAACATTCTGGAGGACACCCGACTGATCCTCAACCTGTCCAGCAAAGACCATGCGTGGCAGGCCCTGCTGGACAGCGTCTCCAGCCTGAAAAACCCCACTTTTGAACAGGTTGCCCTGCGCATGGAAAACACCCGGCCCCTCGGACACAGAGGGGTGGTGCTCTCCACCTACCACTCGGCCAAAGGTTGCGAGTTCGACGAGGTGTTCGTGATCAGCGAACAGGTGCCCCTGCGTTCAGGTCAGGTGCTCCCGGATGACACCCGCGCCCTGTACGTGGCCCTCACCCGGGCAAGAAACCACCTCCATGTGCTCAGGCACGAAAGCACCTGCCATCCTGCCCTCAGGAGCCGTGAATTCCAGCAAGGGCTCCTGGAAGACGGTGTGGTTCCCTTTGTGGTGCAATGCCCTGCTGAAGTTCCCACCCACCTCACCTTTGATCGCATGCCCGACCCCTCGGACTTCTACATCACCTCTCCCAGGGTCATCCATGTGGATGGCAGACAGGCAGTGCGACGTTTTGCGCAGCAATGGGGGCCCCTTGAACTGCACGGGAACCTGATCACCCACTTCGGGCAACCTGTGGCCCACCTCAGCAAAAACAGCCCTCTGGCCCAGAAACTCGAGCAGTACCGCAACCTGCGGGGACGCATCACCCCCATCGGGCACACGGTCATCCAGTGCCAGCGGGACGACGAGTGGTACAACCGGGCAGGCTACACCGGACCGGAAGACCATCACTTTATGGTGCTTCCGGTGTTCCGGGTAACAGTACCGTATCGGGGGTAA